A window of Sutcliffiella cohnii contains these coding sequences:
- a CDS encoding DNA alkylation repair protein, whose protein sequence is MNENKDTEIKRSSKAENILAQINSKTKLGDLRKIAKEIKKDHKLAMELWSTEEFLQRLLAILIMDKKLLSQDVLNKLDKDMQRHTFDERNNLMDWLMANQLTKDKKTIFLMESWQKSPSALQRRTFWYYQARLRWTGQTPPDNTADLLSALEANITQEKPEVQWAMNFTAGWIGVYDEKNRARCIKLGEKTGLYKDDIVAKGCTPSYLPEFITVEVNKRHNNK, encoded by the coding sequence ATGAATGAAAACAAAGATACAGAGATAAAACGCTCTTCAAAAGCAGAAAACATTCTAGCTCAGATCAATAGTAAAACTAAGCTAGGCGACTTACGAAAAATCGCGAAGGAGATTAAAAAAGATCACAAACTAGCTATGGAACTTTGGTCAACCGAAGAGTTTTTGCAGAGACTATTAGCAATCTTAATTATGGATAAAAAACTCCTTTCACAAGATGTGCTAAATAAGCTTGATAAGGATATGCAGAGGCACACGTTTGATGAGCGAAATAACTTAATGGATTGGTTAATGGCTAATCAGCTCACGAAAGACAAGAAGACGATTTTCTTGATGGAGTCATGGCAAAAAAGCCCTTCTGCTCTTCAAAGGCGAACTTTCTGGTATTATCAGGCGCGATTAAGATGGACGGGACAAACACCGCCTGATAACACGGCAGACTTACTATCTGCATTAGAAGCTAATATTACACAGGAAAAACCGGAAGTTCAATGGGCTATGAATTTCACTGCAGGCTGGATAGGCGTCTATGATGAAAAAAATCGTGCACGTTGTATTAAACTTGGTGAGAAAACGGGTCTTTACAAAGATGACATAGTAGCAAAAGGATGTACTCCCAGCTATTTGCCGGAGTTCATTACGGTGGAAGTTAACAAACGACATAATAATAAATAA
- a CDS encoding cadmium resistance transporter, whose translation MLTTIISSIVAFASTNVDDIFILMALFSQIRTAKVTGSEAAVLTKPGLQTRHVVIGQFLGFTSLVALSIIGALSSFFIPVPWIGMLGFVPIYMGVNGLLTLRKSKENDEDVTNISGTGSVINVAAITIANGGDNIAIYIPIFASQPISHNAITLIVFFIMLALWCFLGYALVMAPIAAKVLERYGHVAVPIILIGLGLFILYHSGSFSLLRF comes from the coding sequence ATGTTAACAACCATCATTTCATCAATTGTCGCGTTTGCCTCTACAAATGTTGATGACATCTTTATCCTAATGGCTTTATTTTCACAAATAAGGACAGCTAAAGTCACCGGGAGTGAGGCAGCTGTTTTGACAAAACCCGGACTACAGACCAGGCATGTTGTAATTGGTCAGTTTCTCGGTTTTACTTCACTAGTCGCTCTAAGCATTATTGGTGCACTAAGCTCTTTTTTCATTCCTGTTCCATGGATTGGAATGTTAGGTTTTGTTCCAATATACATGGGGGTGAATGGGCTACTAACCTTGCGGAAAAGTAAAGAGAATGACGAGGATGTTACCAACATATCAGGGACTGGATCAGTTATAAACGTAGCCGCTATAACAATTGCCAATGGTGGGGATAATATTGCAATCTACATACCGATTTTTGCTAGTCAGCCAATCAGTCATAATGCAATCACGCTAATAGTCTTCTTTATTATGCTGGCATTGTGGTGTTTCCTTGGTTATGCACTTGTTATGGCGCCAATAGCAGCAAAGGTCTTGGAAAGATACGGGCATGTCGCAGTTCCAATTATATTAATTGGTCTCGGATTGTTCATTCTTTACCATAGTGGTAGTTTCAGTTTATTACGTTTCTAG
- a CDS encoding PF20097 family protein: MSDIVKCSECSTEVKQGYIFSPRRICWSESADSIYADFGSEVLVKDSILKMSKIPAIRCEGCNLVTFKYK; encoded by the coding sequence ATGAGCGATATTGTAAAATGTTCTGAATGTAGTACTGAGGTAAAGCAGGGGTACATTTTTTCTCCACGACGAATTTGTTGGTCAGAATCAGCTGATTCAATCTATGCTGATTTTGGTAGTGAAGTATTAGTAAAGGATTCAATTCTAAAAATGAGTAAAATTCCAGCAATTAGATGTGAAGGATGTAATTTGGTTACTTTTAAATACAAATAA